The Sporomusa termitida genome has a window encoding:
- a CDS encoding DAK2 domain-containing protein, which translates to MNNFSKGVDVLQPSIDVIDGKDFRRMIAGAYNAFMREHEYINSLNVFPVPDGDTGTNMLLTLGAVAKAVAEAPDEGIGSLSRRAADSAIMGARGNSGVILSQLLRGIARGLSGKDKATSAEVGKAFQYGVLYAYRAVARPVEGTILTVAKGIAKGAHRAVRERLAFADILNEAIRAGQEELKRTPELLPALKAAGVVDAGGQGLIVFLAGCLEGLEGRFSGPEADFGRTLTVPAVAAETNIAHPYCTEFLVKRFTAGLNEVKRQLEQMGDSLVLAQGESVLKVHIHTAHPGAVLESAIAWGTLHDIKIDNMADQHRETIQNEPLATFNAAAEPLPAKAALAVISVVSGAGLIDIMRQMGAGVIISGGQTMNPPVEDFMAAVHNGPAEKYIILPNNKNIVLAAAQAKKLLGDRVAIIPTVNVPQGLAAVLAFDPERELDANIALMTEAQATVKSGSVTIAVRDSQVRGQTVPAGSYIGVIEGRVAVWADSLQGALAALAEYLTGPETGMISLYYGAGLAKSEAQALAGLLQATLSSVEIEVYFGGQPHYQFIVSVE; encoded by the coding sequence GTGAATAACTTCTCAAAGGGGGTAGATGTATTGCAGCCAAGTATTGATGTAATCGATGGCAAAGATTTTCGCCGCATGATCGCCGGCGCCTATAATGCCTTTATGCGCGAACACGAATATATTAACAGTTTAAATGTTTTCCCTGTTCCGGACGGTGATACAGGCACCAATATGCTGCTGACCTTGGGGGCGGTGGCGAAAGCGGTGGCTGAGGCGCCGGATGAAGGGATTGGTTCCCTTTCCCGCCGGGCGGCAGACAGCGCAATTATGGGGGCACGGGGCAATTCCGGTGTAATTCTGTCCCAGCTCCTGCGGGGGATTGCCCGGGGGCTGTCCGGCAAAGATAAAGCAACCTCGGCTGAGGTGGGTAAAGCGTTTCAATATGGGGTACTTTACGCCTACCGGGCTGTTGCCAGGCCGGTAGAGGGTACTATCCTGACGGTAGCCAAAGGCATCGCCAAAGGCGCACACCGGGCGGTTCGCGAACGGTTGGCATTTGCTGATATTCTCAATGAGGCCATTCGTGCCGGCCAGGAGGAGCTTAAACGTACACCGGAGCTTTTACCGGCCCTCAAAGCTGCCGGCGTTGTGGATGCCGGCGGTCAAGGCTTGATTGTGTTTCTTGCCGGCTGCCTGGAAGGGCTGGAAGGCCGTTTCAGCGGACCTGAGGCTGATTTTGGCCGCACACTGACTGTACCGGCCGTGGCGGCGGAAACGAACATTGCCCATCCCTATTGTACCGAGTTCCTTGTCAAGCGTTTTACCGCCGGGCTGAATGAGGTTAAACGGCAACTGGAGCAGATGGGCGATTCTCTGGTCCTTGCCCAGGGGGAAAGTGTGTTAAAGGTCCATATCCACACGGCTCATCCCGGTGCCGTACTGGAGTCGGCCATAGCCTGGGGAACCCTTCATGATATTAAGATTGACAATATGGCTGATCAACACCGAGAAACTATCCAAAACGAGCCGTTAGCCACCTTTAATGCGGCGGCGGAACCGCTGCCGGCCAAGGCCGCTTTGGCGGTTATCAGCGTTGTATCAGGGGCTGGCCTTATCGATATTATGCGCCAGATGGGGGCCGGTGTCATTATTTCCGGCGGGCAAACTATGAATCCGCCGGTTGAGGATTTTATGGCTGCCGTTCATAATGGACCGGCGGAAAAATATATTATTCTGCCAAACAATAAAAATATAGTACTGGCTGCTGCCCAGGCCAAGAAGCTGTTAGGCGATAGAGTTGCTATTATACCGACAGTTAATGTGCCGCAAGGCCTGGCTGCCGTACTGGCTTTTGATCCTGAACGTGAGCTTGATGCCAATATCGCCCTGATGACTGAGGCGCAGGCAACAGTTAAGTCCGGCAGTGTGACAATTGCTGTCCGTGATTCACAGGTCCGGGGCCAGACAGTCCCGGCAGGTTCATATATTGGCGTAATTGAAGGCCGTGTTGCCGTTTGGGCCGACAGCCTGCAAGGGGCGCTTGCCGCGCTGGCGGAATATTTGACCGGACCTGAGACCGGA
- the hemL gene encoding glutamate-1-semialdehyde 2,1-aminomutase codes for MAFKLDKSAKAFAEAKQYIPGGVNSPVRSFRGVGGTPPFIAKAAGSRIYDIDGNSYIDYVGSWGPMILGHAHPEVVGELKEALERGTSYGAPTLLETELARLISEAVPSMELVRCVNSGTEATMSVLRLARAYTKRGKIVKFAGCYHGHHDSLLVKAGSGATTLGVPDSPGVPESIAGNTLTAEYNDIKGLTELFAQHGEDIAAVIIEPVPGNMGLVLPRSGYLDQVRGLTERYGALLIFDEVMSGFRVAYGGAQEVYNITPDLTCLGKVIGGGLPVGAYGGRRDIMELIAPAGPVYQAGTLSGNPLAMTAGIATLRLLVENPDFYEKVTTMTAALCAGMQAQAEAFGFNFQFHQAGSMFGLFFSDRPVYDYDSARHSDVAAFNVFFHAMLEQGIYLAPSQFEAAFMSGAHTHADIGATIAASGNAFAKVAKYYRQQ; via the coding sequence ATGGCATTCAAATTAGATAAATCAGCTAAAGCCTTTGCTGAGGCTAAGCAATATATTCCCGGCGGTGTCAACAGCCCGGTCCGTTCGTTCCGGGGCGTTGGCGGCACGCCGCCCTTTATTGCCAAAGCGGCCGGCAGCCGTATCTATGATATTGACGGCAATAGCTATATTGACTATGTCGGTTCCTGGGGGCCTATGATTTTAGGCCATGCTCACCCTGAGGTTGTCGGTGAGTTAAAAGAAGCATTGGAACGGGGAACCAGCTACGGAGCCCCCACTCTGTTAGAAACTGAACTGGCCCGTCTGATTTCTGAAGCCGTTCCGTCGATGGAACTTGTTCGCTGTGTCAACTCCGGCACCGAAGCCACCATGAGCGTGCTCAGGCTGGCACGGGCTTATACGAAACGCGGCAAGATCGTAAAATTTGCCGGTTGTTATCATGGTCATCATGACAGCCTGCTGGTCAAGGCTGGCTCAGGGGCTACAACCCTGGGTGTACCTGACAGCCCGGGAGTGCCGGAAAGTATTGCCGGCAATACCCTGACGGCGGAATATAATGATATCAAGGGTTTGACGGAACTGTTCGCACAACACGGTGAGGATATTGCGGCTGTAATTATTGAACCTGTCCCCGGTAATATGGGCTTGGTGCTGCCCCGGTCCGGCTATCTCGATCAGGTTCGGGGGCTGACAGAGCGCTACGGTGCCCTGCTGATCTTTGATGAGGTTATGTCCGGTTTCCGGGTTGCCTACGGGGGGGCCCAGGAGGTCTATAATATCACCCCGGACCTGACCTGCCTTGGCAAGGTAATCGGCGGCGGCTTACCAGTTGGTGCCTATGGCGGCCGGCGGGATATTATGGAGCTCATCGCCCCGGCCGGCCCGGTATATCAGGCCGGAACGCTGAGTGGTAATCCACTGGCGATGACGGCCGGGATCGCTACCTTGCGATTACTTGTGGAGAATCCTGATTTTTATGAGAAGGTGACAACAATGACGGCTGCGTTATGCGCCGGCATGCAGGCACAGGCCGAGGCCTTTGGTTTCAACTTCCAGTTTCATCAGGCCGGTTCCATGTTTGGGCTGTTCTTTAGTGATAGACCGGTATATGATTATGATAGTGCCAGGCATTCAGATGTTGCGGCTTTTAATGTGTTTTTCCATGCCATGCTCGAGCAGGGCATTTACCTGGCACCATCCCAGTTTGAAGCTGCATTTATGTCAGGTGCCCATACCCATGCCGATATTGGTGCTACTATTGCGGCCAGCGGTAATGCTTTTGCCAAAGTGGCCAAGTACTATCGTCAGCAATAA
- the cobA gene encoding uroporphyrinogen-III C-methyltransferase — MEQGFVYLVGAGPGDYGLISIKAIECIKEADTIVYDRLADDCLLEHARPDVELVYVGKAASDHTMRQEDINQLLVDKAREHKTVVRLKGGDPFVFGRGGEEALTLLAHNIPFEVVPGITSAISVPAYAGIPVTHRGLATSFAVITGHEDPTKAESTIQWDKLATAVDTLVFLMGVENLPYITGKLMEHGRPADTPAAVIRWGTKPEQQVLVTNVGQAAQAVAARGLKPPAIFIVGQVVALRDKLAWFDNKLLFGKKVLVTRAREQASVLTAGLAKLGACCMEAPAIKIVPPESYGPLDEAIARLKEYDWLIFTSVNGVEHFFRRLAAAGLDTRAIAAKIAAIGSPTANLLRNYGIRADIVPAEFRAEGVVEAIGPYIKPGVKVLIPRALVARDILPVKLAEQGAVVNVVPAYRTLTADTDGQELAAKLNQGEIELVTFTSSSTVTNLLSLLGPAGAGLVAKAKVACIGPITAGTCLANGITPDVIAEEYTIKGLIAAITAMYREE, encoded by the coding sequence ATGGAACAGGGATTTGTCTACTTAGTCGGTGCCGGTCCTGGTGACTACGGGCTAATTAGCATAAAGGCAATAGAGTGCATTAAAGAGGCTGACACCATCGTGTATGACCGGCTGGCGGATGACTGCCTGCTGGAGCATGCCCGGCCGGATGTTGAGCTTGTTTATGTCGGTAAAGCCGCAAGCGATCATACCATGCGGCAGGAGGACATTAATCAACTGCTGGTAGATAAAGCCCGGGAACATAAAACGGTTGTCCGTCTTAAAGGCGGTGACCCCTTCGTTTTCGGACGCGGCGGGGAAGAAGCGCTAACACTGTTAGCGCATAACATTCCTTTTGAGGTCGTGCCCGGAATTACCTCGGCTATCTCAGTACCGGCCTATGCCGGTATTCCGGTAACACACCGGGGGCTTGCCACCTCGTTTGCCGTCATTACCGGCCACGAAGATCCCACCAAGGCCGAATCGACAATCCAATGGGATAAACTGGCTACTGCTGTGGATACCTTAGTATTTCTGATGGGGGTGGAGAATCTGCCCTATATTACCGGCAAGCTGATGGAACATGGTCGTCCGGCGGATACGCCGGCAGCCGTCATTCGCTGGGGCACCAAACCTGAGCAGCAAGTACTGGTAACCAATGTTGGCCAGGCGGCGCAGGCTGTTGCCGCCAGGGGCTTAAAACCGCCGGCGATTTTTATTGTCGGGCAGGTGGTTGCTTTGCGCGATAAACTGGCCTGGTTTGACAATAAACTGCTGTTTGGCAAGAAAGTACTTGTGACCAGGGCCCGTGAACAGGCCAGCGTGCTTACCGCCGGGCTGGCTAAACTAGGCGCTTGCTGTATGGAAGCCCCGGCCATTAAGATAGTACCGCCTGAAAGCTATGGTCCGCTTGATGAGGCCATTGCCAGGCTAAAAGAATATGACTGGCTGATTTTCACCAGTGTTAACGGTGTCGAACATTTCTTCCGCCGGTTGGCAGCTGCCGGGCTGGATACCAGGGCAATTGCCGCCAAGATAGCTGCTATCGGCTCGCCGACAGCAAATCTGTTGAGGAATTACGGTATCAGGGCTGATATCGTTCCGGCCGAGTTCAGGGCCGAGGGCGTCGTTGAGGCGATAGGACCCTACATAAAACCCGGTGTGAAGGTGCTGATTCCCCGGGCTTTGGTAGCACGGGATATTTTGCCGGTAAAACTGGCAGAACAGGGGGCTGTTGTTAATGTCGTTCCGGCGTATCGTACCCTAACCGCTGATACAGACGGCCAGGAACTGGCAGCAAAGTTAAACCAGGGTGAGATTGAACTTGTTACCTTTACCAGTTCATCAACTGTTACCAACCTGCTGTCCCTGCTGGGCCCTGCGGGGGCCGGGCTTGTTGCTAAAGCCAAGGTGGCCTGTATCGGCCCAATTACCGCCGGGACCTGTCTGGCAAATGGCATTACACCGGATGTTATTGCCGAGGAATATACCATTAAAGGGTTAATTGCCGCTATTACGGCTATGTACAGGGAGGAGTAA
- the hemC gene encoding hydroxymethylbilane synthase translates to MKQKLVIGTRGSKLALWQANYVAGCLRARYPAVEIVLKNMVTTGDRILDVPLAKIGGKGLFTKELEVAMLNGEIDLAVHSLKDMPTELPAGLVLAAVTDRVDPGDALISPAYKTLANLPVNARVGTSSLRRKAQLLNARPDLVIVDLRGNLDTRLKKLTTENLDAILLAVAGLKRLGWDAHITQILPQDICLPAVGQGALALEARAEDTATLAMLQFLDHEPTRQATLAERSFLSEVEGGCQIPIGVYGQLDRAGQLSLNAVIMSPDGKEVVRDTAHGRPAAAAVLGQTLAVRMLDNGGREILAQLFTTK, encoded by the coding sequence GTGAAACAAAAACTCGTCATCGGTACGCGCGGCAGTAAGCTGGCGTTGTGGCAGGCCAATTATGTGGCGGGCTGCCTGCGGGCTCGCTACCCGGCAGTGGAAATTGTCCTGAAGAATATGGTAACAACAGGTGACCGGATTCTTGATGTGCCGTTAGCTAAGATCGGCGGCAAGGGACTGTTCACGAAAGAGCTGGAAGTGGCTATGCTGAACGGAGAAATCGACCTGGCAGTGCATAGCCTGAAAGATATGCCCACCGAGCTGCCGGCCGGCCTGGTGCTGGCGGCAGTTACCGACCGGGTTGACCCCGGTGACGCCCTCATCAGCCCGGCCTATAAAACCCTGGCTAATCTGCCTGTTAATGCCCGGGTAGGGACCTCAAGCCTCCGCCGCAAGGCGCAACTGCTGAATGCCCGGCCTGACCTGGTGATTGTTGACCTGCGCGGCAACCTGGATACGCGGCTGAAAAAGCTGACAACCGAAAATCTTGACGCTATCCTGCTGGCGGTGGCCGGGCTCAAACGCCTGGGCTGGGATGCACATATTACACAGATACTGCCGCAGGATATTTGTCTGCCTGCTGTCGGACAGGGGGCACTGGCACTGGAAGCGCGCGCTGAGGACACTGCGACCCTGGCAATGCTGCAATTCCTGGATCATGAGCCGACCCGTCAGGCTACATTGGCTGAACGAAGCTTTCTGTCTGAGGTTGAAGGCGGCTGCCAGATCCCGATCGGCGTTTACGGGCAGCTTGACAGGGCGGGGCAGCTTAGCCTTAATGCAGTTATTATGTCGCCTGACGGCAAAGAAGTGGTTCGGGACACGGCCCATGGCCGCCCGGCCGCGGCGGCGGTTTTGGGACAGACACTGGCAGTGCGTATGCTGGACAATGGCGGGCGTGAAATACTGGCCCAGCTGTTTACAACAAAATAA
- a CDS encoding cell division FtsA domain-containing protein: MDDDNQLLFALDIGTRSVVGLVGKTENGVITLLASDREEHHTRAMLDGQIHDVQEVAGVLAAVKARLEISTGPLARVAVAAAGRALCTLRGSSELETAARGTLTLDDERLLELAAVQAAQVELATSGAIPDPAGYYCVGYSVVSFTLDASRIKSLIGQRGKRAGIEVIATFLPRPVIDSLQSAIQAVGLEMSTLTLEPIAAINALIPSTMRHLNLVLVDVGAGTSDVAITRDGSVIAYGMVPFAGDEITETLSQHFLLDFNIAETVKRQLGGKNKKLTFTDVLGMVHKLPTKDIIAAMTPKVGELAQAIATEILTLNTAAPQAVLLVGGGALTPLLPEALAQALDIPQARVAIRRPDSMEGFTGIPAELCTPDAVTPLGILKLASGRALNFVNIFVNKQPIRLFNLSQLTVADALLAAGIDIRALRGRPGMALTITVNGETRFIAGSHGTPGQVLLNGQSTPLTGALHDQDILEVTLGTDGTEPRPLLAEVIAVPEPLSIRIDGQSYTVSPPLTVNGQPATTATVLCDRDQIVSPSALTLLQTLELLGLKPQPAEYSYQVNGRLRAYKVWPKYTINETLASFDQLLHSGDAVETLQLPLPTLAEVLGISTTQLMPAVSVLFNGVNCPVPIRRHTVMVNGHQAEPAQPAQPDSAIELITAANPQPLISDVLLAADFDPLRLPAASKVTILLNGLPTEFTACVKNGDRVDIDIKQY, encoded by the coding sequence ATGGATGATGATAACCAACTTCTGTTTGCATTAGATATCGGTACGCGCAGTGTCGTTGGCTTAGTCGGCAAAACTGAGAACGGAGTAATTACGCTCTTAGCCTCGGACCGTGAGGAACATCATACCCGGGCGATGCTGGACGGTCAGATTCATGATGTGCAGGAAGTGGCCGGCGTATTGGCAGCAGTTAAAGCGCGGTTAGAGATCAGCACCGGTCCGCTGGCCAGGGTTGCCGTAGCGGCCGCCGGCCGGGCCCTGTGCACACTGAGGGGCAGCTCTGAGCTTGAAACCGCTGCCCGCGGTACCCTCACCCTGGACGACGAACGCTTGCTGGAACTGGCTGCAGTCCAGGCTGCTCAGGTGGAACTCGCTACCTCGGGCGCCATACCGGACCCGGCCGGTTATTACTGTGTTGGCTATAGTGTTGTTAGCTTTACCCTGGACGCCAGCCGCATTAAAAGCCTGATTGGCCAGCGTGGCAAACGTGCCGGTATCGAGGTAATTGCTACCTTTTTACCCCGGCCGGTAATCGATTCACTGCAATCAGCCATCCAGGCTGTCGGCCTGGAAATGTCCACTCTTACTCTTGAGCCTATTGCCGCAATCAATGCCCTGATTCCCTCAACGATGCGTCATCTTAATCTGGTCCTGGTCGATGTTGGTGCCGGTACATCAGATGTGGCCATTACCCGTGATGGTTCGGTTATTGCCTATGGCATGGTACCTTTTGCCGGTGATGAGATTACCGAAACACTATCCCAGCATTTCCTCTTAGATTTTAATATTGCAGAAACAGTTAAACGTCAACTGGGCGGCAAAAATAAGAAACTTACTTTTACAGACGTACTGGGCATGGTTCACAAGCTGCCGACTAAAGATATTATTGCTGCCATGACCCCGAAAGTAGGTGAATTAGCGCAAGCAATCGCCACTGAAATTTTAACCCTCAATACCGCGGCGCCGCAAGCCGTACTCTTAGTTGGGGGTGGTGCGCTAACGCCACTGCTGCCGGAAGCCCTTGCCCAGGCACTTGATATACCGCAGGCCAGGGTAGCCATCCGTCGCCCTGATTCAATGGAAGGCTTCACCGGCATACCAGCAGAATTGTGTACCCCTGATGCTGTAACCCCGCTTGGTATTTTAAAACTAGCCAGCGGCCGGGCCTTAAACTTTGTTAATATCTTTGTTAATAAGCAGCCAATCCGTCTCTTTAATCTCAGCCAGTTGACAGTAGCCGACGCCCTCTTGGCTGCCGGCATTGATATTCGGGCACTTCGCGGTCGCCCCGGTATGGCCCTGACCATTACTGTTAACGGCGAAACCCGGTTTATTGCCGGCAGCCACGGCACTCCCGGCCAGGTATTGTTAAATGGCCAGTCAACCCCGCTGACCGGCGCCTTACATGACCAGGATATTCTGGAGGTTACACTCGGCACTGACGGCACAGAACCAAGGCCGTTGCTGGCAGAGGTAATTGCGGTGCCGGAACCGTTATCCATCCGGATCGATGGCCAAAGCTATACCGTCAGTCCGCCGCTGACAGTCAATGGCCAGCCGGCAACAACGGCTACGGTTTTATGTGACCGCGATCAGATTGTTTCCCCTTCCGCCCTTACCTTGTTGCAAACCCTCGAGCTTTTAGGCCTCAAACCCCAACCGGCCGAATACAGCTATCAGGTCAATGGCAGGCTGCGCGCCTATAAGGTCTGGCCTAAATATACCATAAACGAAACTCTCGCCTCATTTGACCAATTGTTGCATTCCGGGGATGCAGTTGAAACTCTCCAGCTGCCGCTGCCTACGCTGGCGGAGGTTCTGGGGATTAGCACCACTCAGCTTATGCCAGCCGTCAGTGTGCTATTTAATGGTGTGAATTGTCCGGTCCCCATCCGCCGCCACACAGTGATGGTTAACGGGCACCAGGCTGAACCGGCTCAACCGGCTCAGCCTGACAGTGCTATTGAATTGATCACCGCCGCCAACCCTCAGCCCCTAATCAGTGATGTGCTGCTGGCCGCCGATTTTGATCCGTTGCGCCTGCCGGCAGCAAGCAAGGTAACTATACTTTTGAATGGGCTGCCAACTGAATTTACAGCCTGTGTTAAAAATGGAGACAGGGTGGACATCGATATTAAGCAATACTAA
- the hemB gene encoding porphobilinogen synthase, translating to MAIVQRPRRLRVSGGIRSMVRETALAAADLIYPVFVVPGSKVKKEIASLPGNYHLSPDMAVDIAKAVYAAGIPAILVFGLPEYKDERGSSAWDMNSPVQQAVMAIKQALPELVVITDVCLCQYTDHGHCGLLNGDKVDNDPTLPLLAAVAHSHAQAGADMVAPSDMMDGRVAAIRELLDRSDCSDVSIMSYSAKYASGYYGPFRDAADSSPQFGDRRAYQMDPANSREALKEVALDVAEGADIVIVKPALAYLDIVRQVKDKFLLPVAAYNVSGEYAMVKAAAAQGLIDEPRLVIETLTSMKRAGADTIITYHALDAVRWL from the coding sequence ATGGCTATTGTTCAGCGTCCCCGGCGGCTGCGAGTTTCCGGCGGCATCCGCAGCATGGTGAGGGAGACGGCACTCGCGGCTGCCGATCTGATCTATCCGGTGTTTGTTGTTCCTGGCTCCAAGGTTAAAAAGGAGATTGCGTCTTTGCCGGGTAATTATCATCTGTCACCTGATATGGCTGTTGACATCGCCAAAGCGGTTTATGCGGCAGGAATTCCGGCCATCCTGGTTTTTGGTCTGCCTGAATACAAAGATGAGCGCGGCAGCAGCGCCTGGGACATGAACAGTCCGGTGCAGCAGGCGGTTATGGCTATTAAACAAGCCTTACCTGAGCTTGTTGTTATTACCGATGTCTGTTTGTGCCAATACACCGATCATGGTCACTGCGGCCTGCTGAACGGCGATAAAGTGGATAATGACCCGACCCTGCCGCTCTTAGCCGCGGTGGCGCACAGCCATGCGCAGGCGGGGGCCGATATGGTTGCGCCGTCGGATATGATGGACGGCAGGGTTGCCGCTATCCGGGAGCTGTTGGACCGTTCGGACTGCAGTGATGTCAGCATTATGTCCTATTCGGCCAAGTATGCCTCCGGGTACTACGGTCCTTTCCGGGATGCCGCCGACTCGTCGCCGCAGTTTGGCGATCGCCGGGCTTATCAGATGGACCCGGCTAATTCGCGGGAGGCGCTTAAAGAAGTTGCGCTTGATGTCGCCGAAGGGGCGGATATTGTTATTGTTAAGCCGGCCCTGGCTTACCTTGATATTGTCCGTCAGGTGAAGGATAAATTCCTGCTGCCTGTTGCTGCCTATAATGTCAGTGGTGAATATGCAATGGTTAAGGCGGCGGCGGCCCAGGGCCTGATTGATGAACCGCGTCTGGTTATTGAAACACTCACTAGTATGAAGCGGGCCGGTGCCGATACGATTATTACCTATCATGCCTTAGATGCTGTACGCTGGTTGTAG
- a CDS encoding GGDEF domain-containing protein: protein MSAINRVHTASEWGDSASQLQIITRRISSISAVFTMVAAVLNPGPHWAIIVMLSSAYAIYNIILSWRRRQPKLGEFAANLSLCAGLTLAGALYSNVLYHLLLMQMVLKVGRGRDRAMRTMAITLVYLTANIIRADFVAAAFLLEMVYNVMGFAVLSITALHMRKVMEMQMQHEGQIAELKRQNAHHYAMAHTDELTGLLNHRAYLEKTADLPQYVLLVIDIDHFKKLNDTYGHLFGDQVLTTVGNIIKIGIRNKDMAFRYGGEEFALVLPGTALELGLKIAERLRYQVANCNFFHNGESVKITISIGVSCKNPSADCQDAFREADSALYRAKKQGRNRCVVF from the coding sequence ATGAGTGCAATAAACCGTGTGCATACTGCGAGTGAATGGGGTGATTCTGCCTCCCAGCTGCAGATTATAACCAGGCGAATAAGTAGTATTTCAGCAGTATTTACGATGGTGGCTGCAGTGCTCAATCCGGGGCCGCACTGGGCTATTATTGTTATGCTAAGCTCTGCTTATGCCATTTATAATATCATATTATCCTGGCGGCGGAGGCAGCCTAAACTGGGTGAGTTTGCTGCCAATCTATCGCTGTGTGCCGGCCTGACGCTGGCGGGGGCATTATACAGCAATGTTCTGTACCATCTGCTTTTAATGCAAATGGTGCTGAAGGTTGGGCGTGGGCGGGACCGGGCCATGCGGACTATGGCTATTACCCTGGTGTATCTGACCGCTAATATAATCAGGGCTGATTTTGTGGCGGCAGCTTTTTTACTGGAAATGGTTTATAATGTGATGGGCTTTGCTGTTTTATCGATTACGGCGCTCCATATGCGTAAGGTCATGGAAATGCAAATGCAGCATGAAGGTCAAATTGCCGAGCTTAAGCGGCAAAATGCCCACCATTATGCAATGGCGCATACAGATGAGCTGACAGGCTTGCTGAATCACCGGGCTTATCTGGAAAAAACCGCTGACTTACCGCAATATGTATTGTTAGTGATTGATATTGATCACTTTAAAAAACTTAACGATACTTACGGTCACCTGTTTGGTGACCAGGTACTGACAACTGTCGGCAATATTATAAAAATCGGTATTCGCAATAAGGACATGGCATTTCGGTATGGCGGTGAAGAGTTTGCCCTGGTGCTGCCGGGCACAGCCCTGGAGCTGGGGCTTAAGATTGCAGAGCGCCTCAGATATCAGGTGGCTAATTGTAATTTTTTTCATAATGGCGAGTCTGTTAAAATTACCATCAGTATTGGCGTGTCCTGCAAAAATCCGAGTGCAGACTGTCAAGATGCCTTCCGTGAGGCTGACAGCGCTCTGTATCGTGCCAAAAAGCAAGGGCGCAACCGGTGTGTTGTGTTTTAG
- a CDS encoding DegV family protein codes for MSNIHIVLDSTANVSPEILSLYPNLHVVPLKVILGDSVWNEPELCTAELFRLVREQGIHPRTSQPAPGDFALAFAPAADGAAIIMIGVAGGLSGTVNGALAAAREFKGREIYVIDSCTSAIGMVKMAEAALAMAAAGQPASTIARRLQTMADATHTLFLPDSLEYLHKGGRIGGAAVLFGSILQIKPILTLCAGKVQVLDKVRTRTRALARMIEELNKYGELAYIGIAHGEAPAVAREVYDAVKQQYPGVPVSLTSIGSCLGAHLGPGIIGLIFQHKCE; via the coding sequence TTGTCAAATATACATATAGTGCTAGACAGCACTGCCAATGTGTCGCCAGAAATACTGTCCCTTTATCCCAATCTCCACGTCGTGCCGCTGAAAGTTATATTGGGAGACAGTGTGTGGAATGAACCGGAGCTATGCACGGCTGAACTATTTCGTCTTGTCCGGGAACAGGGGATTCATCCGCGGACTTCGCAACCGGCTCCGGGCGATTTCGCCTTGGCCTTTGCGCCGGCGGCTGACGGGGCTGCTATTATTATGATCGGGGTTGCCGGTGGTTTGAGCGGAACTGTCAATGGCGCCCTCGCCGCCGCCCGGGAGTTTAAGGGCCGCGAGATCTATGTAATTGATTCCTGTACCTCTGCTATTGGCATGGTAAAAATGGCGGAAGCCGCCCTCGCGATGGCAGCAGCAGGCCAGCCTGCGAGTACCATTGCCCGGCGGCTGCAGACAATGGCTGACGCTACCCATACCCTGTTTCTGCCTGACTCACTGGAGTATCTCCATAAGGGCGGCCGGATTGGCGGCGCGGCCGTGCTATTTGGCTCGATTCTCCAAATCAAGCCAATACTTACGCTATGCGCCGGCAAAGTGCAGGTGCTGGATAAGGTCCGGACCAGGACGCGGGCTTTGGCGCGGATGATTGAAGAACTGAATAAGTATGGGGAGCTTGCCTATATTGGTATCGCCCATGGCGAAGCACCGGCGGTGGCCAGGGAAGTGTATGATGCTGTCAAACAGCAATATCCCGGTGTGCCTGTATCGTTGACCAGCATCGGTTCATGTTTGGGAGCGCACTTAGGACCAGGAATTATTGGCCTGATATTTCAGCATAAGTGTGAATAA